In one Shinella zoogloeoides genomic region, the following are encoded:
- a CDS encoding lipopolysaccharide biosynthesis protein, whose amino-acid sequence MAVIQSAERLLPAGLRGKAEPFTRSLATIFASDDPRNLAQRMALITFAIRVISAAIAFISQIILARVMGEFEYGIFVFVWALVVICGDLSCLGFHTTVVRFLPDYAGRSAHAEIRGLTSTARVFAMLSSTALALLGFLCLWMFHEAFADYYVVPLFVGLFCMPMIALGDVLDSTARAHSWALAALSPTYIIRPLLILVFMVLAVWLDEPHTALTAMVAALAATYLTTVVQFVSIVRRLGKRYVAGPRKLEFALWIKAALPIFVIEGFSFLLTNSDVIVVGLFLDPESVAIYFAAAKTMALVHFVFFSVKAAAAPRFSALFASGDRIALARFAGETVRWSFWPSLAVGLGVLALGHVLLSLFGPAFTAGHGLMAILFAGILAKALVGPGEVLLTMSGEQRLCALVYAVALAANIGLNVTLIPLFGVTGAAVATASAMVLEAMLLHLAVRGKLSIILFAFANPVKASLINGMDHHDR is encoded by the coding sequence ATGGCGGTCATTCAGTCGGCGGAAAGGTTGCTGCCAGCGGGCCTGCGCGGCAAGGCGGAACCGTTCACGCGGTCACTCGCCACGATCTTCGCCAGCGACGATCCGCGCAACCTCGCCCAGCGCATGGCGCTCATCACCTTTGCCATCCGCGTCATCAGTGCGGCCATCGCCTTCATCTCGCAGATCATCCTTGCCCGCGTGATGGGCGAGTTCGAATACGGCATCTTCGTCTTCGTCTGGGCGCTCGTCGTGATCTGCGGCGACCTTTCCTGTCTCGGCTTTCACACCACCGTCGTGCGCTTCCTGCCGGATTATGCCGGCCGCAGCGCCCATGCGGAGATCCGCGGCCTTACCTCGACGGCCCGCGTCTTCGCCATGCTGTCCTCGACGGCGCTGGCACTGCTCGGCTTCCTCTGCCTCTGGATGTTCCACGAGGCCTTCGCCGACTACTATGTCGTGCCGCTGTTCGTCGGCCTCTTCTGCATGCCGATGATCGCGCTCGGCGACGTGCTGGACAGCACGGCGCGCGCCCATAGCTGGGCGCTGGCCGCGCTCAGTCCGACCTATATCATCCGCCCGCTGCTGATCCTCGTCTTCATGGTTCTGGCGGTGTGGCTGGACGAGCCGCACACCGCGCTGACCGCCATGGTCGCCGCGCTGGCCGCCACCTACCTCACCACGGTCGTGCAGTTCGTCAGCATCGTGCGGCGGCTCGGAAAACGCTATGTCGCCGGGCCGCGCAAGCTGGAATTCGCCCTGTGGATCAAGGCGGCGCTGCCGATCTTCGTCATCGAGGGCTTCAGCTTTCTGCTCACAAATTCCGACGTCATTGTCGTCGGCCTGTTCCTCGATCCGGAAAGCGTGGCGATCTATTTTGCGGCGGCCAAGACCATGGCGCTGGTGCATTTCGTCTTCTTCTCGGTGAAGGCGGCTGCCGCCCCCCGCTTTTCCGCGCTCTTCGCCTCCGGGGACCGGATAGCGCTCGCGCGCTTTGCCGGCGAGACGGTGCGCTGGAGCTTCTGGCCGTCGCTTGCCGTCGGGCTCGGCGTGCTCGCGCTCGGCCATGTGCTGCTGTCGCTCTTCGGGCCGGCCTTCACGGCCGGCCACGGCCTGATGGCCATCCTCTTCGCCGGCATTCTCGCCAAGGCGCTGGTCGGCCCCGGCGAGGTGCTGCTCACCATGTCCGGCGAGCAGCGGCTGTGCGCGCTCGTCTATGCCGTGGCGCTCGCGGCCAATATCGGCCTCAACGTCACGCTCATCCCGCTCTTCGGCGTGACGGGCGCGGCCGTCGCCACGGCCAGCGCCATGGTGCTGGAAGCGATGCTGCTGCACCTCGCCGTGCGCGGAAAACTCTCGATCATTCTCTTCGCCTTCGCCAATCCGGTGAAGGCAAGCCTCATCAACGGGATGGACCACCATG
- the secA gene encoding preprotein translocase subunit SecA: MVSLGGIARKLFGSSNDRRVRSYNPRVDAINALEPEIKALSDEALRAKTVEFREQLAAGKTLDDILVPAFAVAREAAFRVLGLRPFDVQLIGGMILHEKSIAEMKTGEGKTLVATLPVYLNALAGKGVHVVTVNDYLASRDSAQMGRIYSFLGLTTGVIVHGLDDDQRRAAYACDITYATNNELGFDYLRDNMKYERGQMVQRGHFFAIVDEVDSILVDEARTPLIISGPLDDRSDLYTTIDAFIPMLDEADYEIDEKQRSANFSEVGTEKLENLLRQAGLLKGESLYDVENVAIVHHINNALKAHKLFTRDKDYIVRNDEIVIIDEFTGRMMPGRRYSEGQHQALEAKEKVTIQPENQTLASITFQNYFRMYSKLGGMTGTASTEAEEFGNIYGLEVVEVPTNLPIQRLDEDDEVYRTAEEKYKAIIEEIKAASEKGQPVLVGTTSIEKSEHLADILKKSGFKDFQVLNARYHEQEAYIVAQAGVPGAVTIATNMAGRGTDIQLGGNVDMRLERELAEMEPGAERDAKRAAIIAEVKQLKEKALAAGGLYVLATERHESRRIDNQLRGRSGRQGDPGRSKFFLSLQDDLMRIFGSERMDSMLQKLGLKEGEAIVHPWINKALERAQKKVEARNFDIRKNLLKYDDVLNDQRKVIFEQRIELMDSENLSEIVADMRHEVVENLVRLHIPENAYAEQWDVAGLKTGVLEQLNLDLPIDAWAAEEGIDEKDILERLRTATDLAARDRAERFGPEIMTYVERSVLLQTLDHLWREHIVNLDHLRSVIGFRGYAQRDPLQEYKAEAFELFQALLANLRQTVTAQLMRVELVRQAADAPAPVPPTMEGHHIDGTTGEDDFNEGGGFMAVAVEDRDPNDPSTWGRIARNEPCPCGSGKKYKHCHGAFEQA; this comes from the coding sequence ATGGTCAGCCTCGGCGGCATCGCCCGCAAGTTGTTCGGCTCTTCCAACGATCGCCGTGTCCGTTCCTACAATCCCCGCGTCGATGCCATCAATGCGCTGGAGCCCGAGATCAAGGCGCTCTCGGACGAGGCGTTGCGCGCCAAGACCGTGGAATTCCGTGAACAGCTCGCCGCGGGCAAGACGCTGGACGACATTCTGGTGCCGGCCTTCGCCGTCGCCCGCGAGGCGGCTTTCCGCGTCCTCGGCCTCCGGCCCTTCGACGTCCAGCTCATCGGCGGCATGATCCTGCACGAGAAATCCATCGCCGAGATGAAGACCGGCGAAGGCAAGACGCTCGTCGCGACGCTGCCCGTCTATCTCAACGCGCTCGCCGGCAAGGGCGTGCACGTCGTCACCGTCAACGACTACCTCGCCAGCCGCGACAGCGCGCAGATGGGCCGGATCTATAGCTTCCTCGGCCTCACAACCGGCGTCATCGTGCATGGTCTCGACGACGACCAGCGCCGCGCCGCCTATGCCTGCGACATCACCTACGCGACGAACAACGAACTCGGCTTCGACTATCTGCGCGACAACATGAAGTACGAGCGTGGCCAGATGGTCCAGCGCGGCCACTTCTTCGCCATCGTCGACGAAGTGGACTCGATCCTCGTCGACGAGGCGCGCACGCCGCTGATCATTTCGGGTCCCCTCGACGACCGCTCCGACCTCTACACGACGATCGACGCCTTCATCCCCATGCTGGACGAGGCGGACTACGAGATCGACGAGAAGCAGCGTTCCGCCAACTTCTCCGAAGTCGGCACGGAAAAGCTGGAAAACCTGCTGCGCCAGGCCGGGCTGCTCAAGGGCGAATCGCTGTATGACGTCGAGAACGTCGCGATCGTCCATCACATCAACAACGCGCTGAAGGCCCACAAGCTCTTCACGCGCGACAAGGACTACATCGTCCGCAACGACGAGATCGTCATCATCGACGAATTCACCGGGCGCATGATGCCGGGCCGCCGCTATTCGGAAGGCCAGCACCAGGCACTCGAAGCCAAGGAAAAGGTCACGATCCAGCCGGAAAACCAGACGCTGGCCTCGATCACCTTCCAGAACTATTTCCGCATGTATTCCAAGCTCGGCGGCATGACCGGCACGGCCTCGACGGAAGCCGAGGAATTCGGCAACATCTATGGCCTCGAAGTCGTGGAAGTGCCGACCAACCTGCCCATTCAGCGCCTCGATGAGGACGACGAGGTCTACCGGACGGCGGAAGAGAAGTACAAGGCGATCATCGAGGAGATCAAGGCGGCGAGCGAGAAGGGCCAGCCGGTCCTCGTCGGCACGACCTCGATCGAGAAGTCCGAACATCTTGCCGACATCCTGAAGAAGTCCGGCTTCAAGGACTTCCAGGTGCTGAACGCCCGCTACCACGAGCAGGAAGCCTATATCGTGGCGCAGGCCGGCGTGCCGGGCGCGGTCACCATCGCAACCAACATGGCCGGCCGCGGCACCGACATCCAGCTCGGTGGCAATGTCGACATGCGGCTCGAGCGCGAGCTTGCCGAAATGGAGCCGGGGGCGGAGCGTGACGCCAAGCGCGCGGCGATCATCGCCGAAGTCAAGCAATTGAAGGAAAAGGCGCTTGCCGCCGGGGGCCTCTACGTCCTAGCCACCGAGCGCCACGAAAGCCGCCGCATCGACAACCAGCTCCGTGGCCGATCCGGCCGCCAGGGTGACCCGGGCCGCTCGAAGTTCTTCCTGTCGCTGCAGGACGACCTGATGCGCATCTTCGGCTCCGAGCGCATGGATTCCATGCTCCAGAAGCTCGGCCTCAAGGAAGGCGAGGCGATCGTCCATCCCTGGATCAACAAGGCGCTCGAAAGGGCGCAGAAGAAGGTCGAGGCCCGCAACTTCGATATCCGCAAGAACCTGCTGAAATATGACGATGTGCTGAACGACCAGCGCAAGGTCATCTTCGAGCAGCGCATCGAGCTGATGGACAGCGAGAACCTCTCCGAAATCGTCGCGGACATGCGCCACGAAGTCGTCGAGAACCTCGTGCGCCTGCACATTCCGGAAAACGCCTATGCCGAACAATGGGACGTTGCCGGCCTGAAGACGGGCGTTCTGGAGCAGCTCAACCTCGACCTGCCGATCGACGCCTGGGCGGCTGAGGAAGGCATCGACGAAAAGGATATCCTGGAGCGCCTGCGCACGGCCACCGACCTAGCGGCACGGGATCGCGCGGAACGCTTCGGCCCCGAGATCATGACCTATGTCGAGCGTTCGGTCCTGCTGCAGACGCTGGACCATCTGTGGCGCGAGCACATCGTCAATCTCGATCACCTGCGCTCCGTCATCGGCTTCCGCGGCTATGCCCAGCGCGACCCGCTGCAGGAATACAAGGCCGAGGCCTTCGAACTCTTCCAGGCGCTGCTGGCGAACCTGCGCCAGACCGTCACCGCGCAGCTCATGCGCGTCGAACTGGTGCGCCAGGCCGCCGATGCTCCGGCGCCGGTGCCGCCGACAATGGAAGGCCATCACATCGACGGCACGACCGGCGAGGACGATTTCAACGAAGGCGGCGGCTTCATGGCCGTGGCCGTCGAAGACCGCGATCCGAACGACCCGTCGACCTGGGGCCGTATCGCCCGCAACGAACCCTGCCCCTGCGGCTCGGGCAAGAAGTACAAGCATTGCCACGGTGCTTTCGAGCAGGCTTGA